From one uncultured Paludibacter sp. genomic stretch:
- the surE gene encoding 5'-nucleotidase SurE, which yields MRPYILITNDDGFQAKGIIALAKIMSEIGDVIVVAPDGPRSGTSNALTIHEPIRYKFLQKNENVTWYSCTGMPTDCVKLAFNTIVERKPDLIVSGINHGSNSAINVIYSGTMGAVLEGCAYGVPSIGFSLCDHSAEADFTEFELHIIKIVKEVLKNGLPDGICLNINAPMGKISGAKVVRQCKGNWIEEFEPRTDPSGRDYFWLTGVYKNREPNATDTDEWALENGYISIVPTKIDLTAHEFISTMQNWDL from the coding sequence TTGAGACCCTATATTTTAATTACAAACGACGATGGATTTCAAGCCAAAGGAATTATTGCATTGGCAAAAATAATGTCAGAAATTGGTGATGTTATTGTAGTTGCACCGGATGGTCCGCGTTCAGGAACCTCTAACGCACTTACGATTCATGAACCTATACGTTATAAATTTTTACAAAAAAATGAAAACGTAACCTGGTATTCCTGTACAGGTATGCCCACAGATTGCGTAAAATTGGCTTTTAATACCATTGTGGAACGAAAACCCGATTTGATAGTTTCGGGAATAAATCATGGTTCAAATTCCGCAATAAATGTAATATATTCAGGAACAATGGGAGCCGTATTGGAAGGTTGTGCTTATGGAGTTCCATCTATCGGTTTTTCGTTGTGCGATCATTCCGCTGAAGCAGATTTTACTGAATTTGAATTGCATATTATAAAAATCGTAAAAGAAGTTTTGAAAAACGGATTGCCGGATGGAATTTGCTTAAATATAAATGCGCCTATGGGAAAAATTTCAGGGGCAAAAGTTGTACGTCAATGCAAAGGAAACTGGATAGAAGAATTTGAACCGCGTACAGATCCTTCCGGGCGAGATTACTTTTGGTTGACAGGAGTTTACAAAAATAGAGAACCAAATGCCACCGATACTGATGAGTGGGCATTGGAGAACGGTTATATTTCCATTGTTCCGACAAAAATTGATTTAACGGCACACGAATTTATATCAACAATGCAAAACTGGGATTTGTAA
- the nusA gene encoding Transcription termination/antitermination protein NusA yields MSKKETINLIDTFSEFKELKSIDRSTLISVMEESFRNVIAKTFGTDENFDVIINPDKGDFEIYRTRVVVPDNEVENEHMQISLTEAKKIDEDYELDEEVSDKVDFMGFGRRAILTLRQTLASKILELQKDNLYTRYKEKVGQIVSAELYQIWKKEMLLMDEEGNELYLPKSEQIPTDFYRKGETVRAVVAVVENKNNNPKIILSRTSPVFLERLFELEVPEIHDGLITIKKIARIPGERAKVAVESYDDRIDPVGACVGVKGARIHGIVRELRNENIDVINYTNNVNLFIARSLSPAKITSIRLNEGEKKAEIYLKPEEVSQAIGKGGLNIKLASMLTGYTLDVFRDIDESENEEDIYLDEFADEIDQWIIDQFKAIGCDTAKSVLAISREDLIRRTDLEEETIDEVLAILTSEFEE; encoded by the coding sequence ATGAGCAAAAAAGAAACCATCAATTTAATTGATACCTTTTCGGAATTTAAAGAATTGAAAAGCATCGATAGAAGTACACTTATAAGCGTAATGGAAGAATCGTTCCGCAACGTGATTGCAAAAACATTCGGTACCGATGAAAATTTCGACGTGATTATCAACCCTGATAAAGGCGACTTTGAAATTTATCGTACACGCGTGGTAGTCCCTGACAATGAAGTGGAAAATGAACATATGCAAATTTCGCTCACTGAAGCAAAGAAAATTGATGAAGATTATGAACTGGACGAAGAAGTAAGTGACAAAGTGGATTTTATGGGCTTTGGACGCCGCGCTATTTTGACTTTGCGTCAAACGTTGGCTTCTAAAATTCTCGAACTTCAAAAAGATAATTTATACACTCGTTACAAAGAAAAAGTAGGACAAATTGTTAGCGCTGAATTATATCAAATTTGGAAAAAAGAAATGCTTTTGATGGATGAAGAAGGAAACGAACTTTATCTGCCAAAATCGGAACAAATTCCTACCGATTTTTATCGTAAAGGCGAAACTGTCCGCGCTGTAGTTGCTGTTGTTGAAAATAAAAACAACAATCCGAAAATAATCCTTTCACGTACTTCTCCTGTATTTCTTGAAAGATTATTTGAATTGGAAGTTCCTGAAATTCACGACGGTTTGATTACTATTAAGAAAATTGCGCGTATCCCGGGCGAAAGAGCTAAAGTGGCTGTTGAATCTTACGATGATAGAATTGATCCGGTTGGAGCTTGCGTAGGCGTGAAAGGCGCTCGTATTCACGGAATTGTACGCGAATTGCGTAATGAAAATATTGACGTTATTAATTACACAAATAACGTAAATTTATTTATTGCTCGTTCATTAAGTCCGGCTAAAATAACTTCCATCCGTCTGAATGAAGGAGAAAAGAAAGCCGAAATTTATTTGAAACCGGAAGAAGTTTCGCAAGCAATCGGTAAAGGCGGTTTGAATATTAAATTGGCAAGTATGCTTACAGGTTACACCTTGGATGTGTTCCGCGATATTGATGAATCTGAAAACGAAGAAGATATCTATTTAGATGAATTTGCAGATGAAATTGATCAATGGATTATCGACCAATTTAAAGCTATCGGATGCGATACCGCAAAAAGCGTATTGGCAATTTCACGCGAAGATTTGATACGTCGTACCGATTTGGAAGAAGAAACCATTGATGAAGTATTGGCTATTTTAACATCAGAATTTGAAGAGTAA
- a CDS encoding hypothetical protein (Evidence 5 : Unknown function): MENKEISPYANYQFSDILNIYMESNNDFYSTTQRQKITN, encoded by the coding sequence TTGGAAAATAAAGAAATAAGTCCATACGCCAATTATCAATTTTCGGATATTCTAAATATTTATATGGAAAGCAATAATGATTTTTATTCAACTACTCAGAGACAAAAAATTACAAACTAA
- a CDS encoding Lipid-A-disaccharide synthase: MKYFIIAGEASGDLHASNLMRELKLQDSKAEFCFLGGDLMSAEGGKLIKHYRQMAFMGFFTVLRNAKTVLKNLADCKQAIIDFKPDVVILVDYPSFNLRIAKFVKKNLKIPVFYYISPKIWAWKEYRIKDIKKYIDRMFTILPFETEFYQKHNYGVQYVGNPTVDSIFSRPNQEQTLKEFCKKNNLTEKPIIALLAGSRKQEISSCLPKMFAAASTFTDYQIIVAGAPGIDNGFYSQVLPNKTFAVIFEQTYDVLAHAQAAVVNSGTATLETALIRTPQAVVYNVAFGKIAMLLKNIFIKVKYISLVNLIAGKEVVKELIAHRFTEENIKLELQKLLFDTSYRKQIEENYQKIADKLGKAGAAKRAATEIINALKNSGK, from the coding sequence ATGAAGTATTTCATAATTGCAGGTGAAGCATCGGGAGATTTACATGCTTCCAATCTGATGCGTGAACTAAAACTCCAAGATTCAAAAGCGGAATTTTGTTTTTTGGGTGGCGATTTGATGTCAGCGGAAGGAGGAAAACTCATAAAACATTATCGCCAAATGGCTTTTATGGGCTTTTTCACTGTGTTGAGAAACGCAAAAACCGTTTTAAAAAATCTCGCCGATTGCAAACAAGCCATTATTGATTTCAAACCTGATGTAGTGATTTTAGTGGATTATCCGTCGTTTAATTTGCGGATAGCAAAATTCGTCAAAAAAAATCTCAAAATTCCCGTTTTCTATTATATTTCACCTAAAATTTGGGCTTGGAAAGAATATCGTATCAAGGATATTAAAAAATACATTGATAGAATGTTTACCATTCTTCCTTTTGAAACCGAATTTTATCAAAAACACAATTACGGAGTTCAATATGTGGGTAATCCTACGGTGGACAGTATTTTCTCCCGACCAAATCAAGAGCAAACGTTGAAAGAATTTTGCAAAAAAAATAATCTCACCGAAAAACCAATAATAGCTCTGCTTGCGGGAAGCAGAAAGCAAGAAATTTCATCATGTCTGCCCAAAATGTTTGCAGCGGCAAGTACATTTACCGATTATCAAATCATTGTAGCAGGCGCACCCGGAATTGACAATGGTTTTTATTCACAAGTACTTCCAAATAAAACATTTGCAGTTATTTTTGAACAAACGTACGATGTGCTTGCACACGCGCAAGCCGCTGTGGTAAATTCAGGTACTGCAACGCTCGAAACAGCTTTAATCCGTACACCGCAAGCGGTGGTGTATAATGTTGCTTTCGGCAAAATTGCAATGCTGCTTAAAAACATATTTATCAAAGTAAAATACATTTCACTGGTAAACTTAATTGCCGGAAAAGAAGTGGTGAAAGAATTGATAGCGCATCGTTTTACCGAAGAAAACATCAAACTTGAACTTCAGAAATTGCTTTTTGACACATCGTACAGAAAACAAATAGAGGAAAATTATCAAAAAATTGCGGATAAATTAGGAAAAGCGGGAGCAGCGAAACGTGCTGCTACAGAAATAATTAACGCACTTAAAAATTCAGGGAAATAA
- a CDS encoding conserved membrane hypothetical protein (Evidence 4 : Unknown function but conserved in other organisms) — MKLFNNFISGFIIGLVLPALFIWIYLTRFYPSESNVWEIVSQLYPSILLGKLLMLSIFPDMILGFIFYKKDSFRIASGIITGGILYLIAAIFMM, encoded by the coding sequence ATGAAACTTTTTAACAATTTTATTTCGGGATTCATCATTGGTTTGGTTTTACCTGCCTTGTTTATTTGGATTTATCTTACACGATTTTATCCAAGTGAATCAAATGTGTGGGAAATTGTTTCACAACTTTATCCAAGTATACTTTTAGGAAAATTATTGATGCTTTCCATTTTTCCGGATATGATTTTAGGATTTATTTTTTACAAAAAAGATAGTTTTCGTATCGCAAGCGGAATAATTACAGGCGGGATTCTTTATTTAATTGCAGCGATATTTATGATGTAA
- the rimP gene encoding Ribosome maturation factor RimP → MILKEEIIKHVESYLTDTDHYLVDVKVTTDNRISVQVDSFNGVSIDFCVDLNRYIESKLDRDVEDYELEVSSAGLTEPFKVLKQYEKNVGKEVEVLTKDGKKLTGILEGLKDTGIVLQVEKQVKPEGAKRKITVTENMHIHFENIKTTKYIIRFK, encoded by the coding sequence GTGATTTTAAAAGAAGAAATAATTAAACATGTTGAAAGTTATTTAACTGACACCGACCATTATCTGGTGGATGTAAAAGTTACAACTGACAACCGAATCAGCGTACAAGTAGATTCCTTTAATGGAGTTTCCATCGATTTTTGCGTGGATTTAAACCGTTATATCGAATCAAAACTCGACCGCGATGTGGAAGATTATGAGCTGGAAGTATCGTCAGCAGGACTTACCGAACCTTTTAAAGTACTAAAACAATACGAAAAGAATGTAGGGAAAGAAGTGGAAGTATTGACTAAAGACGGTAAAAAACTAACAGGAATTTTAGAGGGATTGAAAGACACGGGCATTGTTCTACAAGTTGAAAAACAAGTAAAACCCGAAGGTGCAAAACGCAAAATCACCGTAACGGAAAATATGCATATACATTTTGAAAATATTAAAACAACAAAATACATTATCAGATTCAAATAA
- a CDS encoding PAP2 family protein, whose translation MFTVFLKPLFILFLLFFIILKAFTQVQXDTFAVDKPDSLSLDKENRLNYKALIIPAVFISYGVAAMNNDYLRELNFSTRDEILEDKPTRLIWDNYTQYVPAAMVYGLNAFGVKGKHNFKDRTTVYLTSQLISTSFVVPLKYIVREERPDKSDHLSFPSGHTSTAFSSAQFMFREYQDTNILLSLSGYPFALFTGIYRIVNNKHWVGDVVAGAGFGILSTELAYWLLPKMDNWFKSGSSKNSTMIAPFYRNNSLGLVFVKTL comes from the coding sequence ATGTTTACCGTTTTTTTAAAACCACTTTTCATCTTATTCCTTTTGTTTTTTATTATTTTAAAAGCTTTTACACAAGTTCAGGNAGATACTTTTGCGGTGGATAAACCTGACAGCCTGTCTCTTGATAAAGAGAACAGGCTCAATTATAAGGCGTTAATAATACCGGCAGTTTTTATTAGTTACGGAGTAGCTGCTATGAATAACGATTATTTGAGAGAGCTTAATTTTTCAACACGGGATGAAATTTTGGAAGATAAACCAACAAGATTGATTTGGGATAATTATACACAATACGTTCCTGCGGCAATGGTATATGGGTTAAATGCCTTTGGTGTAAAAGGAAAACATAACTTTAAAGATAGAACAACTGTTTACCTTACCTCGCAATTAATTTCAACATCTTTTGTAGTGCCGTTAAAATATATTGTGCGCGAAGAACGCCCGGATAAGTCCGATCACCTTTCTTTCCCGTCAGGACATACCTCTACAGCATTTTCATCCGCTCAATTTATGTTTAGAGAATATCAGGATACCAATATTTTATTAAGTTTATCCGGTTATCCTTTCGCTTTATTTACCGGCATTTATAGAATTGTAAATAACAAACATTGGGTGGGAGATGTTGTAGCGGGAGCCGGATTTGGCATTTTATCAACAGAATTAGCTTATTGGTTATTGCCCAAAATGGATAATTGGTTCAAAAGCGGCAGCAGTAAAAATTCTACTATGATTGCTCCTTTTTACAGAAATAATAGTTTGGGTTTAGTATTTGTGAAAACATTATAG
- a CDS encoding putative transcriptional regulatory protein BDI_1233 (Evidence 3 : Putative function from multiple computational evidences) has translation MGRAFEYRKATKLKRWGNMARVFTKLGKQITIAVKDGGSEPDTNPRLRVLIQQAKKENMPKENVERAIKKATSKDEGDYKEMVYEGYGPHGIAIVVETATDNPTRTVANVRSYFNKLGGSLGTSGSVSFMFDHNCVFHVAKKDGLDMDELELELIDYGVDEIEEDEDEIILYGPFASYSTIQKYLEENGFEIHSAEFERFPQDMKELTEEQRASVTKLIERIEEDEDVQNVFHNMKEED, from the coding sequence ATGGGAAGAGCATTTGAATATAGAAAAGCAACAAAACTAAAACGCTGGGGAAATATGGCTCGCGTTTTTACAAAATTAGGAAAACAAATTACTATAGCGGTGAAAGATGGCGGTTCTGAACCCGATACCAATCCACGTTTGCGTGTATTGATACAGCAGGCAAAAAAGGAAAACATGCCTAAAGAAAATGTGGAACGCGCCATTAAAAAAGCAACATCAAAAGACGAAGGCGATTATAAAGAAATGGTGTATGAAGGTTACGGACCTCACGGAATTGCCATTGTGGTGGAAACTGCAACCGACAATCCTACACGTACCGTAGCAAACGTACGCAGTTATTTCAATAAACTTGGAGGTTCGTTAGGAACGTCGGGTTCGGTAAGTTTTATGTTCGACCATAATTGTGTTTTCCACGTGGCGAAAAAGGACGGATTGGATATGGACGAACTTGAACTTGAATTAATTGATTATGGTGTAGATGAAATTGAAGAAGATGAAGACGAAATCATTCTTTACGGTCCGTTTGCGTCATATTCAACTATTCAAAAATATTTGGAAGAAAACGGCTTTGAAATTCACAGTGCAGAGTTTGAACGTTTTCCGCAGGATATGAAAGAATTAACCGAGGAACAACGTGCATCGGTAACAAAATTGATTGAAAGAATTGAGGAAGATGAAGACGTTCAAAACGTGTTCCACAATATGAAAGAAGAAGATTAA
- a CDS encoding hypothetical protein (Evidence 5 : Unknown function) — translation MKKVFLFLFFSSFILSCETLTFPDAIYGKIGNSQKHLVKISQDEQLWTELKYDIRNRIYQIIRYYENESDTAFLEYNTNNQVTERKYGKIYVDKYIYQNGKLIQSLSFNLQNPEWNVKLVYRYKNNRIDYANKYMNNNLVSKIQFGYNNNGNVISRKEYGIESTSDIPMKEYNYTYDNKINPFHDLIYCPIDIIQTNNAVTMYHYAIFMSSLPTVYGMNYEYDKDGFPISATRYDTKHPYITLNTYKFIYNQ, via the coding sequence ATGAAAAAAGTATTTCTATTCCTGTTTTTCAGTTCCTTTATTCTCTCCTGCGAAACGCTGACTTTTCCTGATGCTATTTATGGAAAAATTGGTAACAGTCAGAAGCATCTTGTAAAGATTTCACAAGACGAACAATTGTGGACAGAGCTTAAATACGACATACGAAATCGTATTTATCAAATAATCAGATATTATGAAAACGAAAGCGACACCGCATTTCTTGAATACAATACAAACAATCAAGTGACAGAAAGAAAGTATGGGAAAATTTACGTTGACAAGTATATTTATCAAAACGGGAAACTTATACAATCATTGAGTTTCAATTTACAAAATCCGGAATGGAACGTGAAATTGGTATATCGTTATAAAAATAACCGGATTGATTATGCCAATAAATATATGAACAATAATCTCGTAAGTAAAATTCAATTCGGATACAACAATAATGGCAATGTTATTTCAAGAAAAGAGTACGGTATAGAAAGTACTTCCGATATTCCTATGAAAGAATATAATTATACCTATGATAACAAAATAAATCCATTTCACGATTTAATTTATTGTCCGATAGACATTATTCAAACAAACAACGCAGTTACAATGTATCATTACGCAATTTTCATGTCATCATTACCCACAGTTTACGGTATGAATTACGAATACGATAAAGACGGATTTCCTATTTCAGCAACAAGATATGATACGAAACATCCTTACATAACTTTGAATACTTATAAGTTTATTTATAATCAATAA
- a CDS encoding Protein involved in gliding motility GldF, translated as MISILKKELRAFFSSATGYIVIGIFLLLTGLLLWIIPGEYNILDNGYANTDGLFYLAPWLYLFLVPAVTMRFFAEEKQTGTWELLVTKPLTPWQIVLGKYSAGTILVILALIPTLIYYYTVSYLAEPIGNVDSGQFWGSFIGLALLAIIYVAVSIFCSSFSKNQIVAFIVSAVVCFFFYYGFDVLTSFVSSGNKIQFIENLGIHAHYNSISRGVIDSRDVIYFVVVSLIFLQLTVWKIKK; from the coding sequence ATGATTTCCATATTGAAAAAAGAACTTCGGGCGTTTTTCAGCAGTGCAACGGGTTATATCGTAATTGGCATTTTTCTCCTGCTCACAGGATTATTGCTATGGATTATCCCCGGAGAATACAATATTTTAGATAATGGTTACGCTAATACCGACGGACTTTTCTATTTAGCTCCTTGGTTATATTTATTTTTGGTTCCTGCGGTTACAATGCGTTTCTTTGCCGAAGAAAAACAAACCGGAACGTGGGAATTACTTGTAACAAAACCACTTACACCTTGGCAAATTGTATTGGGAAAATATTCCGCAGGAACAATATTGGTGATTTTAGCCTTAATTCCAACGCTGATTTATTATTACACCGTTTCTTATCTTGCTGAACCAATCGGGAATGTTGACAGCGGACAATTTTGGGGTTCGTTTATCGGATTGGCTTTGTTGGCGATAATTTATGTAGCCGTCAGCATCTTTTGTTCTTCGTTTTCTAAAAATCAAATTGTAGCTTTTATTGTTTCGGCAGTAGTTTGCTTCTTTTTTTATTACGGATTTGACGTGCTCACATCATTTGTAAGCAGTGGAAATAAAATACAATTCATTGAAAATTTGGGAATTCACGCGCATTATAACTCCATTAGCCGCGGCGTAATTGATTCACGCGATGTGATTTATTTTGTAGTAGTGAGCTTAATCTTTTTACAATTAACTGTTTGGAAAATAAAGAAATAA